One Pasteurella dagmatis DNA segment encodes these proteins:
- a CDS encoding maltoporin — protein sequence MNSKKTLLALAVTGALFATQAMAVDFHGYARSGIGWSGSGGQQYSSNGIANGITVNGGDHKYRLGNESSTYTEFKLGQELFKDGEKSFYLDSNLAYGVNQQGDWETTTPALREINVQFKNFADSLPGATLWAGKRFYQRHDVHMNDFYYWDISGPGAGVENIDLGFGKLSVAVTRNTEGGGAYGWTYDATTKTWKSTQDKNKEVFNDVFDVRLAGIETNKDGSLEIGFDYGVAHKQKRAKLDKDATKNGFMLTVQHTQGNFFGGFNKFAVQYAKDAMTSWSVGHSLGASTTNRGYMLRVLNHGVVQFSDKVETMYALIYEKTDLDNKAGKTWFSAGVRPMYKWNNTMSTLVELGYDRIKDQATGKKNDLTKVTLAQQWQAGSSIWARPAIRVFGTYAHWNDKFNQSHRTDAGYKAKDGEFIGGVQFEAWW from the coding sequence ATGAATAGTAAAAAGACACTACTTGCTCTAGCAGTAACAGGCGCATTATTTGCAACCCAAGCAATGGCTGTTGATTTCCACGGTTATGCACGATCAGGAATTGGTTGGAGTGGTTCAGGCGGTCAGCAATATTCATCGAATGGTATTGCTAACGGTATTACTGTGAACGGTGGTGATCATAAATATCGTTTAGGTAATGAATCAAGCACATATACTGAGTTTAAATTAGGTCAAGAATTATTTAAAGATGGTGAAAAATCATTCTATTTGGACTCAAATTTGGCTTACGGTGTTAATCAACAAGGTGATTGGGAAACAACTACTCCTGCATTACGTGAGATTAATGTTCAATTCAAAAACTTTGCAGATAGCTTACCGGGTGCAACATTATGGGCGGGTAAACGTTTCTATCAACGTCACGACGTACATATGAACGACTTCTACTACTGGGATATTTCTGGTCCTGGTGCAGGGGTTGAAAACATTGATTTAGGTTTTGGTAAATTATCTGTAGCTGTTACCCGTAATACTGAGGGTGGCGGTGCGTATGGTTGGACATATGATGCCACTACTAAAACTTGGAAATCGACCCAAGATAAAAATAAAGAAGTCTTTAATGATGTATTTGATGTTCGTTTAGCTGGCATTGAAACAAATAAAGATGGTTCATTAGAAATTGGTTTTGATTACGGTGTGGCACACAAACAAAAACGAGCTAAATTAGATAAAGATGCGACTAAAAATGGTTTCATGTTAACTGTTCAACATACACAAGGTAACTTCTTTGGTGGCTTTAATAAATTTGCGGTGCAATATGCTAAAGATGCGATGACTTCTTGGAGCGTAGGTCACTCTTTAGGCGCATCAACAACAAATCGTGGTTATATGTTACGTGTGTTAAATCATGGTGTTGTTCAATTTAGTGATAAAGTTGAAACAATGTACGCATTGATTTACGAAAAAACAGATTTAGATAATAAAGCTGGTAAAACTTGGTTCTCTGCTGGCGTACGCCCAATGTACAAATGGAATAACACTATGAGTACATTAGTTGAATTGGGTTATGATCGCATTAAAGATCAAGCAACTGGTAAGAAAAATGATTTAACCAAAGTCACTCTTGCACAGCAATGGCAAGCAGGTAGCAGTATTTGGGCTCGTCCAGCAATCCGTGTATTTGGTACTTATGCACACTGGAATGATAAATTCAACCAATCTCATCGTACAGATGCAGGTTATAAAGCGAAAGATGGCGAATTTATCGGTGGTGTTCAATTCGAAGCTTGGTGGTAA
- the malK gene encoding maltose/maltodextrin ABC transporter ATP-binding protein MalK, with amino-acid sequence MSNVSLRNVCKSYGDIHISKDINLEINEGEFVVFVGPSGCGKSTLLRMIAGLEDITSGELRIGEKLMNDVPPAKRGIGMVFQSYALYPHLSVAENMSFGLKLAGVSKAERDQKVNQVAEILQLAHLLDRKPKALSGGQRQRVAIGRTLVSQPDVFLLDEPLSNLDAALRVQMRVEISKLHKKLNRTMIYVTHDQIEAMTLADKIVVLKAGGIAQVGKPLELYHYPANRFVAGFIGSPKMNFLPVRVTAVEKERVQIELPDANHHNFWIPVSGVGVKVGDNLSLGIRPEHLIPSDKAQVTLRGIVQVVELLGNETQIHLEIPEIKQPTLVYRQNDIVLAKEEQVMDIGIVPERCHLFKEDGTACQRLFKEIGV; translated from the coding sequence ATGTCAAATGTATCACTACGTAATGTCTGTAAATCTTATGGCGATATTCACATATCCAAGGACATTAATTTAGAAATTAATGAAGGTGAGTTTGTAGTTTTTGTTGGTCCATCAGGTTGTGGAAAATCTACATTACTTCGGATGATTGCTGGATTAGAAGACATTACATCTGGTGAGTTACGCATTGGCGAAAAATTGATGAACGACGTACCTCCTGCGAAACGTGGTATTGGTATGGTGTTTCAATCTTACGCACTTTACCCACATTTAAGCGTTGCTGAGAATATGTCTTTTGGTTTGAAATTAGCCGGTGTAAGTAAAGCTGAACGTGACCAAAAAGTTAATCAAGTGGCTGAAATCCTCCAGTTAGCCCATTTATTAGATCGCAAACCAAAAGCTCTTTCCGGTGGTCAACGCCAACGTGTTGCAATCGGACGTACGCTTGTATCCCAACCTGATGTTTTTTTATTAGACGAACCGCTTTCTAACTTAGATGCGGCATTACGTGTACAAATGCGCGTCGAAATTTCTAAATTACATAAAAAATTAAATCGCACAATGATTTACGTAACGCATGACCAAATTGAGGCGATGACATTAGCGGATAAAATTGTAGTATTAAAAGCAGGTGGTATTGCCCAAGTGGGTAAACCATTAGAACTTTATCATTATCCAGCAAACCGCTTCGTGGCTGGTTTTATTGGTTCACCAAAAATGAACTTCTTACCAGTGCGTGTGACAGCAGTAGAAAAAGAGCGTGTTCAAATTGAATTACCAGATGCAAATCATCATAACTTCTGGATTCCAGTATCTGGTGTAGGCGTAAAAGTGGGCGACAATTTATCTTTAGGTATTCGTCCCGAACATTTGATTCCATCGGATAAAGCACAAGTGACTTTACGTGGTATTGTGCAAGTAGTGGAATTATTAGGTAACGAAACACAAATCCACTTAGAAATCCCAGAAATTAAGCAACCAACGTTGGTTTATCGCCAAAACGACATTGTCTTAGCGAAAGAAGAACAAGTAATGGATATTGGTATCGTCCCAGAGCGTTGCCACTTATTCAAAGAAGATGGCACAGCTTGCCAACGTTTATTTAAAGAAATTGGTGTTTAG
- the malE gene encoding maltose/maltodextrin ABC transporter substrate-binding protein MalE: MKNNLIKFTLTAVAGLILSSSVAAKMTEGKIVIWINGDKGYNGLAEVGKKFEADTGVKVLVEHPDKLEEKYPQVASTGDGPDIIFWAHDRFGGYAQSGLLAELHPSKEFKQKFEDFAWNAETYNGKVIGYPVAIESLSLIYNKDLLPNPPKSWEEIKELDKKFKKDGKSAIMWNLSEPYFTWPVVASNGGYAFKFANGKYDANDIGVNNEGSQKGLQFVVDMVKAKEINPDMDYSIAEAAFNKGQTALTINGPWSWGNIEKSGVNYGVAELPTLNGQASKPFVGVLSAGINAASPNKDLAVEFLENYLLTDEGLEMVNKDKPLGAVALKSYQEKLAKDPRIAATMANAKHGEIMPNIPQMSAFWYAERSAIINAVNQRQSVKDALDDAHSRIQKQQ; encoded by the coding sequence ATGAAAAATAATTTAATCAAATTCACCTTGACTGCAGTAGCCGGTTTAATCCTTTCTTCTTCGGTAGCAGCAAAAATGACAGAAGGTAAAATTGTTATTTGGATTAACGGCGATAAAGGCTATAACGGTCTTGCTGAAGTAGGTAAAAAATTCGAAGCTGATACCGGTGTTAAAGTATTAGTTGAGCATCCTGATAAATTAGAAGAAAAATATCCACAAGTGGCTTCAACAGGTGATGGTCCAGACATTATTTTCTGGGCACACGACCGTTTTGGAGGATATGCTCAATCTGGCTTATTAGCAGAATTACACCCAAGCAAGGAATTCAAACAAAAATTCGAAGATTTTGCATGGAATGCTGAAACTTATAATGGTAAAGTCATTGGTTATCCAGTGGCAATTGAGTCACTTTCTTTAATCTACAATAAAGATTTACTACCAAATCCACCAAAATCTTGGGAAGAAATTAAAGAGTTAGATAAGAAATTCAAAAAAGACGGTAAAAGTGCAATTATGTGGAACCTTTCTGAGCCATACTTCACTTGGCCAGTAGTTGCATCAAACGGCGGTTATGCATTCAAATTTGCAAATGGTAAATACGATGCAAACGACATTGGTGTAAATAACGAAGGTTCACAAAAAGGCTTACAATTCGTTGTTGATATGGTTAAAGCGAAAGAAATCAATCCAGATATGGACTACTCAATCGCAGAAGCAGCGTTTAACAAAGGTCAAACCGCATTAACAATTAATGGTCCTTGGTCTTGGGGGAACATTGAGAAAAGTGGTGTTAACTATGGTGTTGCTGAATTACCAACATTAAATGGCCAAGCATCTAAACCATTCGTAGGTGTATTAAGTGCAGGTATCAACGCAGCAAGTCCAAACAAAGACTTAGCTGTTGAATTCTTAGAAAACTATCTTCTAACTGATGAAGGTCTAGAGATGGTGAACAAAGATAAACCTTTAGGTGCTGTAGCATTAAAATCATACCAAGAAAAATTGGCTAAAGACCCACGTATCGCTGCAACAATGGCGAATGCAAAACACGGTGAAATTATGCCAAACATTCCACAAATGAGTGCATTCTGGTATGCAGAGCGTAGTGCAATCATTAATGCTGTGAATCAACGTCAAAGTGTGAAAGATGCATTAGATGATGCGCACAGTCGTATCCAAAAACAGCAGTAA
- the malF gene encoding maltose ABC transporter permease MalF, protein MVTTQAKSSTQSQWLKWFLAGAVLLIDLYLVVLMYSQGEYLFALLTLVILTSGVYIFTSKKVYAWRYVYPGMMGMAIFILFPLIATIAIAFTNYSGTNQLAYERALSVLLEQRYFAGDKFDFKLYPQADRWQLALHNKNTDQYFISQPIQFTDKQVNVTEGMAPEVASAPLKVITQNRTALQAIQVILPDNRTLTMSSLRQFSEQKARYTYNDNKQILTNNETGKVYRANQDTGFFQEVDQQGNWLSETLEPGFTVSTGFHNFVKIFTDEGIQKPFIQIFIWTVIFSVLTVIFTVILGMVLACVVQWEALKGKAIYRLLLILPYAVPSFISILVFKGLFNQSFGEINLILNQLFGIRPEWFNDPFLAKTMILIVNTWLGYPYMMILCMGLLKAIPQDLYEASAMDGASTWQNFSKITFPLLLKPLTPLMIASFAFNFNNFVLIQLLTNGRPDMIGTTTPAGYTDLLVSYTYRIAFEGSGTQDFGLAAAIATIIFLLVGGLALLNLKATKFKLD, encoded by the coding sequence ATGGTAACCACTCAAGCGAAATCAAGCACACAATCGCAATGGCTCAAATGGTTCCTTGCAGGGGCTGTGTTGCTTATTGATTTATATTTAGTTGTATTAATGTATTCGCAAGGTGAATATTTGTTTGCCCTTTTAACCTTGGTAATTTTAACCTCTGGGGTGTATATCTTCACGAGTAAAAAAGTGTATGCGTGGCGATATGTTTACCCTGGAATGATGGGAATGGCGATTTTCATTTTATTCCCATTAATCGCAACTATTGCTATTGCATTTACCAATTACAGTGGCACCAACCAATTAGCGTATGAACGTGCTTTGAGTGTGTTATTAGAACAACGTTATTTTGCAGGTGATAAATTTGACTTTAAACTATATCCACAAGCTGATCGCTGGCAATTAGCATTGCATAATAAAAATACGGATCAGTATTTTATCTCTCAGCCAATTCAGTTTACGGATAAACAAGTAAATGTGACTGAAGGTATGGCACCAGAAGTAGCCTCTGCACCATTAAAAGTTATTACTCAAAATCGCACCGCACTTCAAGCAATCCAAGTGATATTGCCAGATAACCGTACCTTGACGATGAGTTCATTACGCCAGTTTTCTGAACAAAAAGCACGTTATACTTACAATGACAATAAACAAATTCTCACCAATAATGAAACAGGCAAAGTTTATCGTGCAAATCAAGACACTGGCTTCTTCCAAGAAGTTGATCAACAAGGCAACTGGTTATCAGAAACCTTAGAGCCAGGATTCACCGTTTCTACTGGTTTCCACAACTTCGTAAAAATCTTTACTGACGAAGGTATCCAAAAACCATTTATCCAAATCTTCATTTGGACGGTTATCTTCTCAGTATTAACCGTAATTTTCACTGTAATTTTAGGTATGGTTCTTGCTTGCGTAGTACAATGGGAAGCCTTAAAAGGCAAAGCCATTTACCGCTTATTATTGATTTTACCTTACGCAGTACCATCATTTATTTCAATTCTAGTATTTAAAGGTTTATTCAACCAAAGTTTCGGTGAAATTAACTTAATTTTGAACCAATTATTTGGAATTCGCCCAGAATGGTTTAACGACCCGTTCTTAGCAAAAACAATGATTCTAATTGTAAATACGTGGTTGGGTTATCCATATATGATGATCTTATGTATGGGTTTACTCAAAGCTATTCCACAAGATTTATATGAAGCTTCTGCAATGGATGGTGCTTCAACTTGGCAAAACTTCAGTAAAATTACGTTCCCATTATTATTGAAACCATTAACTCCATTAATGATTGCCTCCTTTGCATTTAACTTTAACAACTTCGTGTTGATTCAATTATTGACCAACGGTCGCCCTGATATGATTGGTACAACAACACCAGCAGGCTACACCGACTTATTAGTAAGTTATACCTACCGTATTGCCTTTGAAGGTAGTGGCACACAAGATTTCGGTCTAGCAGCGGCGATCGCTACCATCATCTTCTTATTGGTCGGTGGTTTAGCATTACTCAACTTGAAAGCAACCAAATTCAAATTAGATTAA
- the malG gene encoding maltose ABC transporter permease MalG: MAIVQPKSMRYRLFGTHLLLIIFISLIMFPLLMVIGISLRPGNLAIGEIIPSEISLEHWKLALGFDVVHADGSVTPPPFPVLLWLWNSIKVATITSIGIVTLSTTCAYAFARMKFKGKKTILQGMLIFQMFPAVLSLVALYALFDRLGQYVPFLGLNTHAGVVFAYLGGIALHVWTIKGYFETIDGSLEEAASLDGATPWQAFRLILLPLSVPILAVVFILSFIAAITEVPVASLLLRDVNSYTLAVGMQQYLYPQNYLWGDFAAAAVLSAIPITVVFLLAQRWLVNGLTAGGVKG, encoded by the coding sequence ATGGCAATTGTTCAACCAAAATCTATGCGTTATCGTTTATTTGGCACGCATCTCTTGTTGATTATTTTTATCTCATTAATTATGTTCCCATTATTAATGGTTATTGGAATTTCATTACGCCCAGGTAACTTGGCGATTGGTGAAATTATTCCGAGTGAGATTTCTTTGGAGCATTGGAAGCTCGCACTTGGGTTTGATGTGGTACACGCTGATGGCAGTGTTACACCACCACCATTCCCAGTTCTCTTGTGGTTGTGGAACTCAATTAAAGTAGCAACAATTACCTCTATTGGTATTGTCACCCTTTCAACCACTTGTGCATATGCGTTTGCGCGTATGAAATTTAAAGGAAAGAAAACGATTTTACAGGGTATGTTAATTTTCCAAATGTTCCCTGCTGTACTATCGTTAGTGGCATTATATGCATTATTTGATCGTTTAGGACAATACGTACCTTTCTTAGGGCTAAACACGCACGCAGGTGTTGTATTCGCTTACTTAGGCGGAATTGCATTGCATGTTTGGACAATTAAAGGATATTTCGAGACGATCGATGGTTCATTGGAAGAAGCCGCATCCTTAGATGGTGCAACGCCATGGCAGGCTTTCCGTCTCATTTTATTACCGCTTTCTGTACCAATTCTTGCTGTTGTCTTTATTCTCTCCTTCATTGCAGCAATTACAGAAGTACCGGTAGCTTCACTATTGTTACGTGATGTGAATAGCTATACCCTTGCAGTCGGAATGCAACAATATCTCTACCCACAAAACTACCTCTGGGGTGATTTTGCTGCGGCAGCGGTATTATCAGCGATCCCAATTACGGTCGTGTTCTTGTTAGCACAGCGTTGGTTAGTCAATGGATTAACCGCAGGTGGTGTGAAAGGCTAA
- a CDS encoding alpha-amylase: protein MKKSLLFTLLFSGSALAWQTPLFPKFIEIEPHLFQSKAELNKGIQPFQFKHQNQCFQPESAVKLNQTIQLIPCGETTGQLRLFRQGNYIAEIDLRSGKPEFRLSLEQSQTNDNVQTKTCPTWNGELLEIDVSAVFKEGDLIRDFYSGKTQTVQQGKVHFQPDAQSNGLLLLEKLYHSTTKNSEIFHWGNATVYFVITDRFHNGDPNNDNSYGRQKDGMEEIATFHGGDLKGLSEKLDYLQSLGVNALWISSPLEQMHGWVGGGTKGDFPHYAYHGYYHQDWTKIDANMGTEQDLKNLIEQAHKRGIRVIFDVVMNHTGYASLADMQEFGFGQFYLKGDELPQILGEKWTNWTPKTGQNWHSFNDYINFSDKKAWSTWWGKDWVRSDIGDYDSPKFDDLKMSLASLPDLKTEAESAVQLPVFFQHKDTNAKTLNNARVRDYLITWLTDWVRKYGVDGFRVDTAKHVEQTTWLQLKQSARQALQEWQQKHPNHFADDFWMTGEAWGHGVHKTAYFENGFDSMINFDFQEHAKNALNCFADIEPIYQEMRTKMQDFDVLSYLSSHDTKLFFHSDSQSDFDKQRTAASLLMLSPSAVQIFYGDESGRPFGATGSDPMQGTRSDMNWTDLTPNSQQSQLLQHWQKLGQFRKQHLAVGLGKHNTLKSDKYVAFTREYKNDKIMVIWAGNPQFKVK, encoded by the coding sequence ATGAAAAAATCACTGTTATTTACCCTCTTATTCTCTGGTTCAGCACTGGCTTGGCAAACACCTCTTTTCCCAAAATTTATTGAAATTGAACCGCACTTATTCCAATCAAAAGCAGAACTTAATAAAGGCATTCAACCATTTCAATTTAAACATCAAAATCAATGCTTTCAACCTGAAAGTGCGGTCAAATTAAATCAAACTATTCAGCTTATTCCTTGCGGTGAAACAACAGGCCAATTGCGTTTATTTCGCCAAGGTAACTACATTGCTGAAATTGACCTACGTAGTGGAAAACCAGAATTTCGTTTAAGCCTTGAGCAATCTCAAACAAATGACAATGTACAAACCAAAACTTGCCCAACTTGGAATGGTGAGTTATTAGAAATTGATGTATCAGCCGTATTTAAAGAAGGTGATCTCATTCGTGATTTCTATTCAGGAAAAACACAAACAGTACAGCAAGGCAAAGTGCATTTTCAACCAGATGCACAATCTAATGGCTTATTGCTATTAGAAAAGCTATACCATAGTACGACCAAAAATTCTGAAATTTTCCATTGGGGCAATGCGACAGTTTACTTTGTGATTACCGACCGTTTTCATAACGGTGATCCAAACAATGATAATAGTTATGGACGTCAAAAAGACGGAATGGAAGAGATTGCTACTTTCCACGGTGGTGATCTCAAAGGCCTAAGTGAAAAACTCGATTATTTGCAAAGTCTCGGTGTTAATGCGTTATGGATAAGCTCCCCACTTGAACAAATGCACGGCTGGGTAGGCGGTGGTACAAAAGGTGATTTCCCACACTATGCTTATCACGGCTACTACCATCAAGATTGGACCAAAATCGATGCTAATATGGGGACTGAACAAGATCTCAAAAACTTGATTGAACAAGCACACAAACGAGGCATTCGTGTGATTTTTGATGTAGTAATGAACCATACTGGCTATGCCTCGTTAGCTGATATGCAAGAATTTGGCTTTGGTCAGTTTTATTTAAAAGGCGATGAACTTCCACAAATTTTAGGCGAAAAATGGACAAACTGGACACCGAAAACAGGACAAAATTGGCACAGTTTTAATGACTACATTAATTTTAGTGATAAAAAGGCTTGGTCAACTTGGTGGGGAAAAGATTGGGTGCGCTCCGATATTGGCGATTATGACAGCCCAAAATTTGATGACTTAAAAATGTCGCTAGCATCTTTACCTGATTTAAAAACTGAAGCCGAAAGTGCGGTGCAATTACCCGTATTTTTCCAACATAAAGACACCAATGCCAAAACATTAAATAACGCCAGAGTGCGAGATTATTTAATCACTTGGTTAACTGACTGGGTGAGAAAATATGGCGTTGATGGCTTCCGAGTTGATACAGCCAAACATGTCGAGCAAACCACTTGGCTACAACTCAAACAATCGGCACGACAGGCTCTACAAGAATGGCAACAAAAACATCCAAATCACTTTGCAGATGATTTTTGGATGACAGGTGAAGCTTGGGGGCACGGTGTACATAAAACAGCTTATTTTGAAAACGGCTTTGACTCAATGATTAACTTTGATTTCCAAGAACACGCTAAGAATGCACTGAATTGTTTCGCTGATATTGAACCTATTTATCAGGAAATGCGTACTAAAATGCAGGATTTTGATGTATTAAGTTATCTTTCTTCGCACGATACAAAACTGTTTTTCCATTCCGACAGCCAATCTGATTTTGATAAACAGCGTACAGCTGCTAGCTTACTAATGCTCTCTCCAAGTGCAGTACAAATTTTCTATGGTGATGAAAGCGGTCGCCCATTTGGTGCAACTGGCTCAGACCCAATGCAAGGCACCCGTTCAGATATGAACTGGACTGACTTAACACCAAACAGCCAGCAAAGCCAACTACTCCAACATTGGCAAAAGCTAGGTCAATTCCGCAAACAACATCTTGCTGTTGGTTTAGGTAAACATAACACATTAAAAAGCGATAAATACGTCGCTTTCACTCGTGAATATAAGAATGACAAAATTATGGTGATCTGGGCGGGAAATCCACAATTTAAAGTGAAGTAA
- a CDS encoding peptide ABC transporter ATP-binding protein, protein MTEKTQKQPPLLDAIALKKYYPVKKGLFAGTKLVKAVDGVSFTLERGKTLAIVGESGCGKSTLGRMLTMIECPTEGDLFYKGQNFLVNDKETQRLRRKKIQIVFQNPYASLNPRKKVGTILEEPLLINTDLSAKERKEKVLEMMAKVGLKPEFYDRYPHMFSGGQRQRIAIARGLMLHPDIVVADEPVSALDVSVRAQVLNLMMDLQDEMGLSYVFISHDLSVVEHIADEVMVMYLGRCVEQGETKTIFGNPRHPYTQALLSATPRLESEHRRERIKLTGELPSPLNPPAGCAFHARCHKATDKCRESKPELNTYADGTRIACFMVE, encoded by the coding sequence ATGACAGAAAAAACACAAAAGCAGCCCCCATTGCTTGATGCAATTGCACTGAAAAAATATTATCCAGTGAAAAAAGGGTTATTTGCAGGAACTAAATTAGTGAAAGCCGTTGATGGTGTTTCATTTACTTTGGAACGTGGAAAAACGTTGGCAATCGTAGGTGAGTCGGGCTGTGGTAAGTCTACACTTGGTCGAATGCTTACAATGATTGAATGTCCAACGGAAGGGGATTTGTTCTATAAAGGTCAAAACTTTTTAGTGAACGATAAAGAAACGCAACGTTTACGTCGTAAGAAAATCCAAATTGTTTTCCAAAATCCGTATGCATCATTAAATCCACGCAAAAAAGTTGGGACGATTTTAGAAGAGCCTCTGTTGATTAATACTGATCTTTCTGCCAAAGAGCGCAAAGAGAAAGTATTAGAAATGATGGCAAAAGTGGGCTTAAAACCAGAGTTTTATGATCGTTATCCACATATGTTTTCAGGTGGGCAACGCCAGCGTATTGCTATTGCACGTGGCTTAATGTTGCACCCTGATATTGTAGTAGCAGATGAACCGGTATCTGCATTAGACGTATCTGTACGTGCACAAGTGCTAAATCTAATGATGGATTTACAAGATGAAATGGGGTTATCTTATGTGTTCATTTCGCATGATCTGTCGGTGGTGGAGCATATCGCAGATGAAGTGATGGTGATGTATTTAGGGCGCTGTGTAGAACAAGGGGAAACTAAAACTATTTTTGGCAATCCACGCCACCCTTATACCCAAGCATTACTTTCTGCAACGCCACGATTAGAGTCAGAACATCGTCGTGAACGGATTAAATTAACGGGTGAGCTACCAAGTCCATTAAATCCACCAGCTGGTTGCGCTTTCCACGCACGTTGCCATAAAGCCACAGACAAATGTAGGGAAAGTAAACCCGAGCTAAACACTTATGCTGATGGTACAAGAATTGCTTGTTTTATGGTGGAATAA
- the dppD gene encoding dipeptide ABC transporter ATP-binding protein, translating to MALLNVNQLSVHFGDKKAPFKAVDRISYTVNEGEVLGIVGESGSGKSVSSLAIMGLIDYPGRVEAQSLEFNGTNLLSLSPKAKQKIVGADVSMIFQDAMTSLNPSFTVGYQIMEALKVHQGGTKACRYARAIELLTMVGIPDPQSRLEVYPHQLSGGMSQRVMIAMAIACNPKLLIADEPTTALDVTIQAQIIDLLLELQRKENMALILITHDLALVAESAHRIIVMYAGQVVEEGQAEKIFKAPLHPYTQALLKALPEFAEGKSRLQSLLGVVPGKYDRPQGCLLNPRCPYATDLCRTKEPETHLIEGRQVKCHTPLDASGKPNCAFIPTLGGEK from the coding sequence ATGGCGTTATTAAATGTGAATCAATTGTCAGTTCATTTTGGTGACAAAAAAGCTCCTTTTAAAGCAGTGGATCGCATTAGTTACACAGTAAATGAAGGGGAAGTATTAGGGATTGTAGGTGAGTCTGGTTCGGGTAAATCAGTGAGTTCATTGGCGATTATGGGCTTAATTGATTATCCAGGACGTGTGGAGGCACAATCCTTGGAGTTTAACGGTACAAACCTGCTGAGTTTAAGTCCAAAAGCGAAACAGAAGATCGTGGGTGCAGATGTTTCAATGATTTTCCAAGATGCGATGACCAGTTTGAACCCAAGTTTCACGGTAGGTTATCAAATTATGGAAGCATTGAAAGTGCATCAAGGTGGCACAAAAGCCTGTCGTTACGCACGTGCAATTGAGTTGCTCACAATGGTGGGCATTCCTGATCCACAATCACGTTTAGAAGTGTATCCGCACCAATTATCCGGTGGGATGAGCCAACGTGTGATGATTGCGATGGCGATTGCTTGTAATCCAAAATTATTGATTGCTGATGAGCCAACCACTGCACTTGATGTGACTATTCAGGCACAAATCATCGATTTATTATTAGAATTACAACGCAAAGAAAATATGGCGTTGATTTTGATTACGCATGATTTGGCTTTAGTCGCAGAGTCTGCACATCGCATAATTGTGATGTATGCTGGGCAAGTAGTGGAAGAAGGGCAGGCAGAGAAAATCTTCAAAGCACCTTTGCATCCTTATACCCAAGCGTTATTGAAAGCTTTGCCGGAGTTTGCAGAAGGTAAATCTCGTTTGCAATCTCTACTGGGCGTTGTGCCGGGCAAATATGACCGCCCACAAGGCTGTTTATTAAATCCACGTTGCCCATATGCAACAGATTTATGTCGCACGAAAGAACCAGAAACTCACTTAATTGAAGGGCGTCAAGTGAAATGCCACACACCTTTAGATGCCAGTGGTAAACCAAATTGTGCATTTATTCCAACACTTGGGGGAGAAAAATAA